In Oryzias melastigma strain HK-1 linkage group LG16, ASM292280v2, whole genome shotgun sequence, a single genomic region encodes these proteins:
- the LOC112136688 gene encoding tripartite motif-containing protein 16-like: MAQKGADLDQETFSCSICLDLLKDPVTIPCGHSYCMKCIQGFWDGEEIIHSCPQCRKTFTPKPVLVKNVMFAALVEQLKKTGLQAAPADHCFAGPEDVSCDVCSGRKLRAIKSCLICLASYCEKHLQPHLDAAALQKHKLVEPSKNLRENICSIHDEVMKMFCRTDQKCICYLCSVDEHRGHDTVSAAAERTERQSDLEESQQQIQQRIQDREKEVRLLQQEVEAINHSADQTVKDSEEIFTEMIRLIQDRSCDVKQQIRSQQQTEVSGVKDVQQQLEQEITELKRRDAELKQLSLTEDHSQFLLTYPSLPPLRESTPSSSINVRPLRYFEDVTAAVSELRDKLQDILREEWTNISLTVTNVDVLMPEPEPTSRSDFFKYSCPITLDPNTANRRLSQSEENKKVMFLEKPQSYSDRPNNFTDYLQVLSRESLTGRRYWEVEWRGEYVYVAVAYKNISRSGDESGFGYNDKSWALYYSPHSISFYHNSIQTSISAPVSSRVGVYLDHRAGVLSFYSVSESMTLLHRVQTTFTQPLHAGLVLGYAVEATAEFCKLE, from the coding sequence ATGGCTCAGAAAGGAGCCGATCTGGATCAAGAAACCTTCAGCTGTTCCATCTGTCTTGATCTCCTGAAGGATCCGGTGACTATTCCCTGTGGACACAGCTACTGCATGAAGTGTATTCAAGGATTCTGGGATGGAGAGGAGATAATCCACAGCTGTCCTCAGTGCAGGAAGACCTTCACACCGAAGCCTGTTCTGgtgaaaaatgtcatgtttgcaGCTTTAGTGGAGCAGCTGAAGAAGACCGGACTccaagctgctcctgctgatCACTGCTTTGCTGGACCTGAAGATGTGTCCTGTGATGTCTGCTCTGGAAGAAAACTGAGAGCCATCAAGTCCTGTTTGATCTGTCTGGCCTCTTATTGTGAGAAACACCTTCAGCCTCATTTGGATGCAGCTGCATTACAGAAACACAAGCTGGTGGAACCCTCCAAGAACCTGCGGGAGAACATCTGCTCTATTCATGATgaggtgatgaagatgttctGTCGCACTGATCAGAAGTGTATCTGTTACCTGTGCTCTGTGGATGAACATCGAGGCCACGACAcagtctcagctgcagcagaaaggactGAGAGGCAGAGCGATCTGGAGGAGAGTCAACAACAAATCCAGCAGAGAATCCAGGACCGAGAGAAGGAGGTAAGGCTGCTTCAACAGGAGGTGGAGGCCATCAATCACTCTGCTGATCAAACCGTGAAGGACAGTGAGGAGATCTTCACTGAGATGATCCGTCTCATCCAGGATAGAAGCTGTGATgtgaagcagcagatcagatcccAGCAGCAAACTGAAGTGAGTGGAGTCAAAGAtgttcagcagcagctggagcaggagatcaCTGAGCTGAAGAGGAGAGACGCTGAGCTGAAGCAGCTCTCACTCACAGAGGATCACAGCCAGTTTCTGCTCACCTACCCCTCACTGCCACCACTCAGAGAGTCCACACCCTCATCCAGCATCAACGTCCGTCCTCTGAGATACTTTGAGGATGTGACAGCAGCTGTGTCCGAGCTCAGAGAcaaactgcaggacattctaagAGAGGAATGGACAAACATCTCACTGACAGTCACTAATGTGgatgttttaatgccagaaccAGAGCCAACAAGCAGATCGGACTTCTTTAAATATTCATGTCCAATCACACTGGATCCAAATACAGCAAACAGACGTCTGTCACAGTCAGAGGAGAACAAAAAGGtgatgtttttggaaaaacctCAGTCTTATTCTGATCGTCCAAACAATTTCACCGATTATCTTCAGGTTCTGAGTAGAGAGAGTCTGACTGGACGTCgttactgggaggtggagtgGAGAGGAGAATATGTTTATGTAGCAGTCGCATACAAGAACATCAGCAGATCTGGAGATGAAAGTGGATTTGGTTATAATGACAAATCTTGGGCATTGTATTATTCTCCACACAGCATCTCATTTTACCACAACAGCATTCAAACCTCCATCTCAGCTCCTGTTTCCTCCAGAGTAGGAGTGTACCTGGACCACAGAGCAGGTGTTCTGTCCTTCTACAGCGTCTCTGAAAGCATGACtctcctccacagagtccagaccacattcactcagCCGCTCCATGCTGGACTGGTGTTGGGTTATGCTGTTGAAGCCACAGCAGAGTTCTGTAAGCTCGAATAG